One Sphingomonas sp. FARSPH DNA segment encodes these proteins:
- a CDS encoding DUF3429 domain-containing protein, with product MSHDATRQAPPADSLVLGYGPMLPTLAAAIGVWVLPPPWPLWSLQLGILWAAMILIFIAGVRRGFGFGFPAASKAASIASSLGYFVLAGLSLVIAPPVLALIPLLVGYALVALLDRRAALHGDAPAYFAALRPRQMLIALLGLAGLWTWVLTR from the coding sequence ATGAGCCACGACGCCACCCGCCAAGCTCCACCCGCCGACAGCCTCGTGCTCGGCTATGGACCAATGCTGCCGACGCTTGCCGCCGCGATCGGCGTGTGGGTGCTGCCGCCGCCATGGCCGCTCTGGTCGCTACAGCTGGGGATATTGTGGGCGGCGATGATCCTGATCTTCATCGCCGGGGTGCGGCGGGGGTTCGGTTTCGGCTTTCCCGCGGCATCGAAGGCGGCATCGATCGCCAGCAGCCTGGGCTATTTCGTCCTCGCCGGCCTGTCGCTCGTCATCGCGCCGCCGGTGCTCGCGCTGATCCCGCTGCTGGTGGGCTATGCGCTCGTCGCGCTGCTCGACCGGCGGGCGGCGCTGCATGGCGATGCGCCCGCCTATTTCGCGGCGCTGCGCCCGCGCCAGATGCTGATCGCGTTGCTCGGCCTTGCCGGGCTCTGGACGTGGGTACTGACGCGCTGA
- a CDS encoding mannose-1-phosphate guanylyltransferase/mannose-6-phosphate isomerase, with product MTIVPVILSGGSGTRLWPMSRPEMPKQLLALTAEETMLQLTAKRAHGEGFAAPIVVANAAHARDIEAQLEAAGVKPQAVILEPAARNTAPAIALGALAAEGEDALLVMPSDHVIHDVAAFHAAIEAAMPLVAEGWLVTFGITPDAPETGYGWIQVGDEVGHGVHRVARFVEKPPRDRAEAMLASGDHAWNGGIFLFRADIFLGELSQHAPAMLDAARDAMDKAKRERMCVWPDADAFAASPSDSIDYAVMEKAKRVAVVPVAMGWSDVGSWDALHAISEADANGNVHRGEVLAIDTKNCLLRSDGLRIAAVGVEDLIVVASGNDVLVLPRGRSQEVKKLIEAMKQRDTPAAG from the coding sequence ATGACTATCGTACCCGTGATCCTCTCCGGAGGATCGGGCACTCGCCTGTGGCCGATGTCGCGCCCGGAAATGCCCAAGCAGCTGCTCGCCCTGACGGCGGAAGAGACGATGCTGCAGCTGACCGCGAAACGGGCGCATGGCGAGGGATTCGCCGCGCCGATCGTCGTCGCCAATGCCGCGCACGCCCGCGACATCGAAGCGCAGCTCGAAGCCGCCGGCGTCAAGCCGCAGGCGGTGATCCTGGAGCCCGCCGCGCGCAACACCGCGCCCGCCATTGCGCTCGGTGCGCTGGCGGCTGAGGGCGAGGATGCGCTGCTGGTGATGCCGTCAGACCATGTCATTCACGACGTCGCCGCCTTTCACGCCGCGATCGAGGCGGCGATGCCGCTGGTCGCGGAAGGGTGGCTGGTGACGTTCGGCATCACGCCCGATGCGCCCGAGACGGGCTATGGCTGGATCCAGGTCGGCGACGAGGTCGGCCACGGCGTGCACCGCGTCGCGCGCTTCGTCGAGAAGCCGCCGCGCGACCGTGCCGAGGCGATGCTGGCGAGCGGCGACCATGCGTGGAACGGCGGCATCTTCCTGTTCCGCGCCGACATCTTCCTGGGCGAACTCAGCCAGCATGCTCCCGCGATGCTCGACGCCGCCAGGGATGCGATGGACAAAGCGAAGCGCGAGCGGATGTGCGTGTGGCCCGATGCGGACGCCTTCGCCGCCTCGCCGTCCGATTCGATCGACTATGCGGTGATGGAAAAGGCGAAGCGCGTCGCGGTCGTCCCCGTCGCGATGGGGTGGAGCGATGTCGGCAGCTGGGACGCGCTGCACGCGATCAGCGAGGCGGACGCGAACGGCAACGTCCATCGCGGCGAGGTGCTGGCGATCGACACGAAGAACTGCCTGCTGCGCTCCGACGGCCTGCGCATCGCGGCAGTCGGCGTCGAGGATTTGATCGTCGTCGCGAGCGGCAACGACGTCCTCGTCCTGCCGCGCGGCCGCAGCCAGGAGGTCAAGAAGTTGATCGAGGCGATGAAGCAGCGGGACACGCCCGCGGCAGGATGA
- a CDS encoding TIGR03013 family XrtA/PEP-CTERM system glycosyltransferase — MIRLFKHYIPQAVLLLGLVDAVLLFVAAEAGWVIRAHQIAMAPGSIATRIPQLLSFVAALQIALVSVGAYGVASFLSLRFAAARLAVAIALGVLFLSLIFFLVPALTLWRSNLFYAMIIAIVLLLAVRALLGRTLGSDTFKRRIIVLGAGQRAARIGALAARPGSNVVVAGYVAMGEPGVAVDDAIPRGDIPNLAAHVIDRNATEVVLALEERRNALPLKDLLRVRTTGVAVSEISTFLERETGRIDLNSVNPSWLIFSDGFSSGRMVSGVVKRAFDVAASLLLLVLTLPVIVAAAVAIKLESRGPAFYRQRRVGLYNQPFEILKLRSMRQDAEVAGQAVWAEKDDPRITRIGRFIRKVRIDELPQTWTVLKGEMSFVGPRPERPQFVAQLEEQLPFYAERHMVKPGITGWAQINYPYGASIEDARHKLEYDLYYAKNYSPFLDLLILLQTLRVVLWPTGAR; from the coding sequence ATGATCCGACTGTTCAAACATTATATTCCCCAAGCCGTGCTGCTGCTCGGCTTGGTCGACGCGGTGCTGCTGTTCGTCGCGGCGGAGGCGGGGTGGGTCATCCGCGCGCACCAGATCGCGATGGCGCCCGGATCGATCGCGACGCGCATTCCACAATTGCTCAGCTTCGTCGCGGCGCTGCAGATCGCGCTCGTCTCGGTCGGCGCCTATGGCGTCGCCTCCTTCCTGTCGCTGCGCTTCGCCGCGGCGCGGCTGGCGGTGGCGATCGCGCTCGGCGTGCTGTTCCTGTCGCTGATCTTCTTCCTCGTCCCCGCGCTCACCTTGTGGCGGTCGAACCTGTTCTACGCGATGATCATCGCGATCGTCCTGCTGCTCGCGGTTCGCGCCCTGCTCGGGCGGACACTGGGCAGCGACACGTTCAAGCGGCGGATCATCGTCCTTGGGGCGGGCCAGCGTGCGGCGCGGATCGGCGCGCTCGCCGCGCGCCCCGGCTCCAATGTCGTCGTCGCGGGCTATGTCGCGATGGGCGAGCCGGGCGTGGCGGTCGACGATGCGATCCCGCGCGGCGACATCCCCAACCTTGCCGCGCACGTCATCGACCGCAATGCGACCGAGGTCGTGCTGGCGCTCGAGGAACGGCGCAACGCGCTCCCGCTCAAGGATCTGCTGCGCGTGCGCACCACGGGCGTCGCGGTCAGCGAGATTTCGACCTTCCTCGAGCGCGAGACGGGGCGCATCGATCTCAATTCGGTCAATCCATCGTGGCTGATCTTTTCCGACGGCTTCTCGTCGGGACGGATGGTGTCGGGCGTCGTCAAGCGCGCGTTCGACGTCGCCGCCAGCCTGTTGCTGCTCGTGCTGACACTGCCGGTGATCGTCGCCGCCGCGGTCGCGATCAAGCTCGAATCGCGCGGCCCCGCCTTTTACCGCCAGCGGCGCGTCGGGCTGTACAACCAGCCGTTCGAGATCCTGAAGTTGCGCTCGATGCGCCAGGATGCCGAAGTCGCCGGCCAAGCGGTATGGGCGGAAAAGGACGATCCGCGCATCACGCGCATCGGCCGCTTCATCCGCAAGGTGCGCATCGACGAATTGCCGCAGACCTGGACGGTGCTGAAAGGCGAGATGAGCTTCGTCGGCCCGCGTCCCGAACGCCCGCAGTTCGTCGCGCAGCTCGAGGAACAGCTGCCCTTTTATGCCGAACGGCATATGGTGAAACCGGGGATCACCGGCTGGGCGCAGATCAATTACCCCTATGGCGCGTCGATCGAGGATGCGCGGCACAAGCTCGAATACGACCTGTATTATGCCAAGAACTACTCGCCCTTCCTCGACCTGCTGATCCTGCTCCAGACGTTGCGCGTCGTGTTGTGGCCGACGGGCGCGCGCTGA
- a CDS encoding tetratricopeptide repeat protein, with protein MAEAVYPMMRPRRRKRGHGPRIGPRARRLIALALLVAILAGVALLLLRQPARIDPARSMADARAAYALGNYSAARNHAITVLRATPQSVPAQLLLADAYLRLDDGRAAEGALSRARAAGAPGLAGHLAAARLLQGDYTNVAAAPAVPGDALSVRARARALALQGDPGEGVALLDGWLATHPDDGEAWADLGQIRLGAGEIAAATAASARALRLRPGDPVALTLVAQLTRTRYGLVAALPWFEAALKRDAYFYPALVDYAAALGDAGRYRDMLAASRRALAARPGSAPPLYLQAVLATRAGRGELARDLLQKAGGAQSGLSGAALVAGALDYSGGRYERAIDAWRQVATGQPLNVAMRRLLAAALLRSGDAPGAIAMLAPVVARADADTYSLTIAARAHERTGDRASAAMLLDRAANGPRGASGVFASDQGVAARVADAAAAPDDPNYVLGVLRAQLTAGDVAGAVARARALVAQAPGAPAPLLALGDALAIGGRYAEAAPVYARAADLAFDEPTMLRVVDAWGRAGNPRAAAAALSLYLQQNPQSLVGLRLLGHWQVASGDADAAIETLEAVRRLAGNRDAGLLADLAAAYAASGDGDVARLYARAAYRLAPMNAGVCDAYAHALAAAGDADGARQLAVKARSLAPTDPVIADHARRILG; from the coding sequence ATGGCTGAGGCCGTCTATCCGATGATGCGACCGCGCCGGCGCAAGCGCGGCCATGGCCCGCGGATCGGCCCGCGGGCGCGGCGACTGATCGCGCTCGCGCTGCTCGTCGCGATCCTGGCGGGTGTCGCGCTGTTGCTGCTGCGCCAGCCGGCGCGGATCGACCCGGCGCGATCGATGGCGGATGCGCGCGCCGCCTATGCGCTGGGCAATTACAGTGCCGCGCGCAACCATGCGATCACCGTATTGCGCGCGACGCCGCAATCGGTGCCGGCGCAACTGCTGCTCGCGGACGCCTATCTGCGTCTCGACGACGGGCGCGCGGCGGAGGGTGCGCTCAGCCGTGCGCGCGCCGCCGGCGCGCCGGGCCTTGCCGGGCATCTCGCCGCGGCGCGGCTGCTTCAGGGCGATTACACCAATGTCGCCGCTGCGCCTGCGGTGCCCGGCGACGCCCTTTCGGTGCGCGCCCGCGCCCGTGCGCTGGCGTTACAGGGCGATCCGGGCGAGGGCGTCGCGCTGCTCGATGGCTGGCTGGCGACGCATCCCGACGATGGCGAAGCGTGGGCCGACCTCGGCCAGATCCGCCTCGGCGCGGGCGAGATCGCCGCCGCCACGGCGGCGAGCGCGCGCGCACTGCGTCTGCGTCCCGGCGATCCCGTGGCGCTGACGCTCGTCGCGCAGCTGACGCGGACGCGCTACGGCCTCGTCGCGGCGTTGCCCTGGTTCGAGGCGGCGCTGAAGCGCGACGCCTATTTTTACCCCGCGCTGGTCGATTATGCCGCGGCGCTGGGCGATGCCGGTCGTTATCGCGACATGCTGGCGGCGAGCCGCCGCGCGCTCGCCGCGCGGCCGGGCAGCGCGCCGCCGCTCTACCTGCAGGCGGTGCTGGCGACCCGCGCCGGGCGCGGCGAGCTTGCCCGCGACCTGTTGCAGAAGGCGGGCGGGGCGCAATCGGGCCTGTCCGGTGCGGCGCTCGTCGCGGGCGCGCTCGATTACAGCGGCGGTCGCTACGAACGCGCGATCGACGCGTGGCGGCAGGTCGCCACCGGCCAGCCGCTCAACGTCGCGATGCGTCGCCTGCTCGCCGCTGCGTTGCTCCGGTCGGGCGATGCGCCCGGCGCGATCGCGATGCTGGCGCCCGTCGTCGCGCGGGCGGACGCCGACACCTATTCGTTGACCATCGCCGCGCGCGCGCACGAGCGGACCGGCGACCGCGCGAGCGCGGCGATGTTGCTCGATCGCGCGGCGAACGGCCCGCGCGGCGCGTCCGGGGTCTTCGCCAGCGATCAGGGCGTCGCCGCGCGCGTCGCCGATGCCGCCGCCGCGCCCGACGATCCCAATTACGTGCTCGGCGTCCTCCGCGCGCAGCTGACCGCGGGCGATGTTGCCGGCGCGGTCGCGCGCGCCCGCGCCCTCGTCGCGCAGGCGCCGGGCGCGCCCGCACCGCTGCTCGCGCTCGGCGACGCGCTGGCGATCGGCGGCCGCTATGCGGAAGCCGCGCCCGTCTATGCGCGTGCCGCCGACCTTGCCTTCGACGAGCCGACGATGCTGCGCGTCGTCGATGCCTGGGGCCGCGCCGGGAACCCTCGCGCCGCGGCGGCGGCGCTGTCGCTGTATCTCCAGCAGAATCCGCAGAGCCTCGTCGGCCTGCGCCTGCTCGGCCATTGGCAGGTGGCGAGCGGCGACGCCGATGCCGCGATCGAGACGCTGGAGGCGGTGCGCCGCCTCGCCGGCAACCGTGACGCAGGACTGCTCGCCGACCTCGCCGCCGCCTATGCGGCGTCCGGCGATGGCGACGTCGCGCGGCTTTATGCCCGCGCCGCCTATCGCCTCGCGCCGATGAACGCGGGCGTGTGCGACGCCTATGCGCACGCGCTCGCTGCGGCGGGGGATGCCGATGGCGCGCGCCAGCTTGCGGTCAAGGCCCGGTCGCTCGCCCCCACCGACCCGGTGATCGCGGACCACGCCCGCCGCATTCTGGGCTAA
- a CDS encoding DUF6311 domain-containing protein, translated as MRRALAILPFALIPAALFTLFFHLAILDPRHIGWLIRGSDNGENALGLHAYLHDAAAGWSLRTTLLNAPEGVPLLFTDSNPLIGLLTHPLARLLPADAQFVGWWFLLCLALQAWFAHALLRRHAPGGLALWAGTALLCLLPTLFNRIVHANLFAHWLILAALWLHLEPRRGHARWWLPLLAVTALVHSYLLVMVGALWACATLARGVAAQGRARGRIAAGVVAALAMVAGLAWWMGAGGHYALAGNYGAFAMPLDALVNPGNASFSMLLPAVAQREGRGFEGFQYLGAGLLAMLAVAVVVAVRDPRGAAERDLHRRLLRLAPAFAALTLLAISNYPDVAGHRLPRFALPPIVAPLLDMVRASGRLFWPVAYALVLAGIIATCRLGRRAGPVLVASLVLQLADLSGMVTALRTLSDGGTESFIRTRDPRWGVAIDGARDIAVLPADPTRDLQLFQEVAWRAVSAGKPVRAVYAARTSIATQVRAARDLAAFRAGRLPCGRFYVLLAAESAPPGVGVTTLDGVRVILPRACPAASSPRSTS; from the coding sequence GTGCGCCGTGCCCTTGCCATCCTGCCGTTCGCGCTGATCCCGGCGGCGCTGTTCACGCTGTTCTTCCATCTCGCGATCCTTGATCCGCGGCACATCGGCTGGCTGATCCGCGGCAGCGACAATGGCGAGAATGCGCTCGGCCTGCACGCCTATCTGCACGATGCCGCGGCGGGATGGAGCCTGCGCACGACATTGCTCAACGCGCCGGAGGGCGTGCCGCTGCTGTTCACCGACAGCAACCCGCTGATCGGCCTGCTGACGCATCCGCTTGCGAGGCTGCTGCCCGCGGATGCGCAGTTCGTCGGATGGTGGTTCCTGCTCTGCCTCGCGCTGCAGGCCTGGTTCGCGCACGCGCTGTTGCGCCGCCATGCGCCGGGCGGGCTGGCGTTATGGGCGGGGACGGCGCTGCTCTGCCTGCTGCCGACTTTGTTCAACCGGATCGTCCACGCCAATCTGTTCGCGCACTGGCTGATCCTGGCGGCGCTGTGGCTGCATCTCGAACCGCGGCGCGGGCACGCGCGCTGGTGGCTGCCGCTGCTGGCGGTGACCGCGCTGGTGCACAGCTATCTGCTCGTCATGGTCGGCGCGTTGTGGGCATGTGCGACGCTGGCGCGCGGTGTTGCGGCGCAAGGCAGGGCACGGGGGCGGATCGCGGCGGGCGTCGTCGCCGCACTGGCGATGGTCGCGGGGCTCGCCTGGTGGATGGGTGCGGGTGGGCATTACGCGCTGGCGGGCAATTACGGTGCCTTCGCGATGCCGCTGGATGCATTGGTCAATCCCGGCAACGCGTCCTTCTCGATGCTGCTCCCCGCCGTCGCCCAGCGCGAGGGGCGTGGGTTCGAGGGGTTCCAGTATCTCGGCGCCGGGCTGCTCGCGATGCTCGCCGTCGCCGTGGTGGTCGCTGTCCGGGACCCGCGTGGCGCGGCCGAGCGCGATCTGCACCGGCGGCTGCTACGGCTCGCGCCGGCCTTCGCCGCGCTGACCCTGCTCGCGATCAGCAATTATCCCGATGTTGCCGGTCACCGCCTGCCGCGGTTCGCGCTGCCGCCGATCGTCGCGCCGTTGCTCGACATGGTCCGGGCGTCCGGGCGGCTGTTCTGGCCCGTCGCCTATGCGCTGGTGCTGGCCGGCATCATTGCGACCTGCCGGTTGGGGCGACGCGCCGGGCCGGTGCTCGTCGCCTCGCTTGTGCTCCAGCTCGCGGACTTGTCGGGCATGGTCACCGCGCTGCGAACGCTGAGCGACGGCGGGACCGAAAGCTTCATCCGCACCCGCGACCCGCGATGGGGGGTGGCAATCGACGGCGCGCGCGACATCGCGGTGCTGCCCGCCGACCCGACGCGCGACCTTCAGCTGTTCCAGGAGGTCGCCTGGCGCGCAGTCTCCGCGGGCAAGCCGGTGCGTGCCGTCTATGCGGCCCGTACCTCGATCGCGACGCAGGTGCGCGCGGCGCGCGATCTGGCCGCGTTCCGCGCCGGACGTCTGCCGTGTGGCCGGTTCTACGTCCTGCTCGCCGCGGAGTCTGCGCCGCCGGGCGTCGGGGTGACGACGCTCGACGGCGTGCGGGTCATCCTGCCGCGGGCGTGTCCCGCTGCTTCATCGCCTCGATCAACTTCTTGA
- the prsK gene encoding XrtA/PEP-CTERM system histidine kinase PrsK — protein sequence MTFALILWGHAIAALAFGLLAVAVARGPAALAVRIGLAVALGLTACWALAVAGIAAHAPVTTLAESLRNVAWLALLWQLVRRARAGNVALTALYLVAAGVNVGVVVLALLTTLPLDADVAAAVQGVWLAARTLGALLGLMLVHQYATKVAARTRATPMLLVVGLVGMWTLDLSLGVVATGAESWLDGMVALRGFAMVAVAALMLPVALASERTLAVSHGGALRLLSGFAVVLYVALTAALIHVADGFAGRHARIVETAIICGATAALGTILSAPWLRGWAKVKLAKHFFRHRYDYRVAWQRFAARLGDPGGEPLGRRVVRALADLTDSPGGLLLVVTGEALAQEMAWNWTVAGDADAALADYLCASERIVALDQIRSGDAPAEERGVVPDWMRACADAWALVPLLHGRELVGAVLLARPPVDRALDWEDLDLLRIAGRQAAGYLAEERAHAALAEAARFDEFNRRFAFILHDIKNLVSGVSLVARNAERHADNPAFRADMIATLQDSAARMNALLSRLSQHHLTPPEPAQPVDAGALAARIVQRRRAQHPVEARGRGVARAHPARLEQLLDHLVQNAVEASAADAPVTITVAEDQGRVTIAVADRGCGMSPAFVRDGLFRPFASSKPGGFGIGAYEARQLAAAMDGTIAVTSREGEGSCFTVTLPAAGAWEAAA from the coding sequence ATGACGTTCGCGCTGATCCTGTGGGGCCATGCGATCGCGGCGCTCGCCTTCGGGCTGCTCGCGGTGGCGGTGGCGCGTGGGCCGGCCGCGCTCGCCGTGCGGATCGGGCTCGCCGTCGCGCTCGGCCTGACCGCCTGCTGGGCGCTCGCGGTCGCGGGGATCGCGGCGCACGCGCCAGTGACGACACTCGCCGAAAGCCTGCGCAATGTCGCCTGGCTCGCTCTGCTGTGGCAATTGGTGCGCCGCGCGCGCGCCGGCAACGTCGCGCTCACCGCGCTCTACCTGGTTGCGGCCGGAGTCAATGTCGGCGTCGTCGTCCTCGCCCTGCTCACCACCTTGCCGCTCGATGCCGATGTCGCGGCGGCGGTGCAGGGCGTGTGGCTCGCCGCGCGCACGCTGGGTGCCCTGCTCGGCCTGATGCTCGTCCACCAATATGCGACGAAGGTCGCGGCGCGGACGCGCGCGACGCCGATGCTGCTCGTCGTCGGGCTCGTGGGCATGTGGACGTTGGACCTGTCGCTCGGCGTCGTTGCCACCGGCGCGGAAAGCTGGCTGGACGGCATGGTCGCGCTTCGCGGTTTCGCGATGGTCGCGGTGGCGGCGCTGATGCTGCCCGTCGCGCTCGCCAGCGAACGGACGCTGGCGGTGTCGCACGGCGGCGCGCTGCGGCTGTTGTCGGGTTTCGCGGTCGTTCTCTACGTCGCTCTCACCGCAGCGCTCATCCACGTCGCGGATGGCTTTGCGGGGCGACACGCCCGGATCGTGGAAACCGCGATCATCTGCGGCGCCACCGCCGCGCTCGGTACGATCCTGTCGGCGCCCTGGCTGCGCGGCTGGGCGAAGGTGAAGCTCGCCAAGCACTTTTTCCGCCACCGTTACGATTATCGCGTCGCGTGGCAGCGCTTCGCCGCGCGGCTCGGCGATCCGGGCGGCGAGCCGCTCGGCCGGCGCGTGGTGCGCGCGCTCGCCGATCTCACCGATTCGCCCGGCGGCCTGCTGCTCGTCGTGACGGGAGAAGCGCTGGCGCAGGAGATGGCGTGGAACTGGACCGTCGCGGGCGACGCAGACGCTGCGCTTGCGGACTATCTGTGCGCGAGTGAACGCATCGTCGCGCTCGATCAGATTCGCAGCGGCGATGCGCCCGCCGAGGAACGCGGCGTCGTTCCCGACTGGATGCGGGCCTGCGCCGACGCCTGGGCGCTCGTGCCGCTGCTCCACGGGCGCGAACTGGTCGGTGCGGTCCTGCTCGCCCGCCCGCCCGTCGACCGAGCGCTAGACTGGGAGGATCTCGACCTGTTGCGCATCGCCGGACGGCAGGCGGCCGGCTATCTGGCGGAAGAACGCGCGCACGCTGCGCTGGCCGAGGCGGCACGGTTCGACGAGTTCAATCGGCGCTTCGCGTTCATCCTGCATGACATCAAAAATCTGGTCAGCGGCGTCAGTCTGGTCGCGCGCAACGCCGAACGGCATGCCGACAATCCCGCCTTCCGCGCCGACATGATCGCGACGCTTCAGGATTCTGCCGCCCGCATGAACGCGCTTCTGTCCCGCCTGTCGCAGCATCACCTGACGCCGCCCGAACCCGCCCAGCCGGTCGATGCCGGCGCGCTGGCGGCGCGCATCGTCCAGCGCCGCCGCGCGCAGCATCCGGTCGAGGCGCGCGGGCGCGGCGTCGCGCGCGCGCATCCGGCCCGGCTCGAGCAACTGCTCGACCATCTCGTCCAAAATGCGGTCGAGGCGAGCGCCGCGGACGCGCCCGTGACGATCACGGTCGCCGAAGACCAGGGCCGCGTGACGATCGCCGTCGCCGACCGGGGATGCGGGATGAGCCCTGCCTTCGTGCGCGACGGCCTGTTCCGCCCCTTCGCCTCGTCCAAGCCGGGTGGGTTCGGCATCGGCGCGTATGAGGCGCGCCAGCTCGCCGCGGCGATGGACGGCACGATCGCGGTCACCAGCCGCGAGGGCGAGGGCAGTTGTTTCACCGTCACCTTGCCCGCGGCGGGCGCATGGGAGGCGGCGGCATGA
- the prsR gene encoding PEP-CTERM-box response regulator transcription factor has translation MTAPLPVLLVVEDDLALQRQLRWAYDGYTVVTAATRSEAMEALRSHAPAVVTLDLGLPPDPDGTSEGFALLADILAAKPDTKVIVASGHGARDSALAAIDRGAWDFYAKPIDIDALGLIVARAFHVQALEAENRRLARRAEGGAGNFGGLLYASDEMARVVRTVERVAPADVSVLLLGASGTGKELLARGLHDASPRAGGAFVAINCAAIPETLLESELFGHEKGAFTGAVKTTIGKIEMAAGGTLFLDEIGDVPLPLQVKLLRFLQERTIERIGGRKPIPVDTRVVCATHRDLDAMIAAATFRDDLYYRLAEIVVRIPTLAERPGDALLLARQFVRRHAAAMKLAVTGLAPDAVAAIAAWPWPGNVRELENRVKRAVIMADGKQVTAADLDLAAPADEPLPLNLRSVREAADRRAIRLALAQAEGNISGASRLLGVSRPTLYDLLKSYDLNG, from the coding sequence ATGACCGCGCCGCTCCCCGTGCTGTTGGTCGTCGAGGACGACCTCGCGCTCCAGCGCCAGCTGCGCTGGGCTTATGACGGCTATACGGTCGTCACCGCGGCGACGCGGAGCGAGGCGATGGAGGCGCTGCGCAGCCATGCGCCGGCGGTCGTGACGCTGGACCTCGGCCTGCCGCCCGATCCCGACGGGACGAGCGAGGGGTTCGCGCTGCTCGCCGACATCCTTGCCGCCAAGCCCGATACCAAGGTCATCGTCGCGTCGGGCCATGGCGCGCGCGACAGCGCACTGGCGGCGATCGATCGCGGCGCCTGGGATTTCTACGCCAAGCCGATCGATATCGACGCGCTCGGCCTGATCGTCGCGCGCGCGTTCCACGTCCAGGCGCTGGAGGCGGAGAACCGCCGGCTCGCACGGCGTGCGGAAGGCGGCGCCGGCAACTTCGGCGGCCTGCTCTACGCCTCCGACGAAATGGCGCGCGTCGTGCGCACCGTCGAACGCGTCGCACCCGCCGACGTCTCCGTCCTGCTGCTCGGCGCGAGCGGCACGGGCAAGGAATTGCTCGCGCGCGGGCTGCACGATGCCTCGCCGCGCGCCGGGGGCGCGTTCGTCGCGATCAATTGCGCCGCCATCCCCGAGACGTTGCTGGAAAGCGAGCTGTTCGGCCACGAAAAGGGCGCGTTCACGGGGGCGGTGAAGACGACGATCGGCAAGATCGAGATGGCGGCGGGGGGCACATTGTTCCTCGACGAGATCGGCGACGTGCCGCTGCCGCTGCAGGTCAAGCTGCTGCGTTTTCTGCAGGAGCGGACGATCGAGCGGATCGGCGGGCGCAAGCCGATCCCCGTCGACACGCGCGTCGTCTGCGCGACGCACCGCGATCTCGATGCGATGATCGCGGCGGCGACGTTCCGCGACGACCTGTATTACAGGCTCGCCGAGATCGTCGTGCGTATTCCGACGCTGGCGGAGCGGCCGGGCGATGCGTTGCTGCTCGCGCGCCAGTTCGTCCGGCGCCATGCCGCGGCGATGAAGCTCGCCGTCACCGGGCTCGCCCCCGATGCGGTCGCGGCGATCGCCGCCTGGCCATGGCCCGGCAACGTCCGCGAGCTGGAAAACCGGGTGAAGCGCGCGGTCATCATGGCCGATGGCAAGCAGGTGACTGCCGCCGACCTCGATCTCGCCGCGCCCGCCGACGAACCGCTGCCGCTCAACTTGCGCTCGGTGCGCGAGGCGGCGGACCGCCGCGCCATCCGCCTCGCGCTTGCGCAGGCGGAGGGCAACATTTCGGGCGCCTCGCGCCTGCTCGGGGTCAGCCGCCCGACGTTGTACGACCTGCTCAAGAGCTACGACCTGAATGGCTGA